From the Butyrivibrio fibrisolvens genome, one window contains:
- a CDS encoding SGNH/GDSL hydrolase family protein: MNIRVILNRVIQNLEKIKIRLLYFDIYDNGKKYLALENSYERELGDYTPNANKKISKNKQYPAGKILRFIFEGNYFDIAVIYSKRCFIKNMSPKATSALSIFRVDKGKYEKLAEIAPKNPHGLFIQKRVPIDSADPNEIAIFLPSFAKIDRISLVAPKEIKKVSIHRKNILFYGSSITQGCAASATSSSYVSKIAIAMDLNVLNFGFSEGARGERELAEFLALKHADYYVIEYDHNSDEKELTERHLEFYKTIRKENPETPIIIISRLSYGISVSESEARRREEIIKRTIGYGREMGDKALFHINAGSSSIDERRKLLADDRHPNDDGMDYLARQVISILRGWNDKDN, translated from the coding sequence ATGAATATAAGGGTTATTCTAAATAGAGTGATACAGAATTTAGAAAAAATAAAGATTAGGCTACTGTATTTCGATATTTATGATAATGGAAAAAAATATCTTGCACTAGAAAATTCGTATGAACGAGAATTAGGAGATTATACTCCGAATGCTAATAAGAAGATTTCTAAGAATAAGCAGTATCCTGCAGGCAAAATATTGCGATTTATATTTGAGGGTAATTATTTTGATATTGCAGTTATATATAGTAAAAGATGTTTCATTAAAAATATGTCACCTAAGGCTACAAGTGCGTTGAGCATATTTAGAGTAGATAAGGGAAAGTATGAGAAACTCGCGGAAATAGCACCTAAGAATCCGCATGGACTATTTATACAAAAGAGAGTACCAATAGATAGCGCTGATCCCAATGAAATAGCTATTTTTTTACCTTCGTTCGCGAAAATAGACAGGATATCATTAGTGGCACCAAAAGAAATAAAAAAGGTATCTATCCATAGAAAGAACATATTGTTTTATGGATCGAGTATAACTCAAGGCTGTGCAGCTAGTGCGACGAGTAGTAGTTATGTTTCAAAAATAGCCATAGCCATGGATTTGAATGTTTTGAATTTTGGGTTTTCTGAGGGCGCTAGGGGCGAACGTGAATTAGCTGAATTCTTGGCTTTAAAACATGCAGACTACTATGTAATCGAATATGATCATAATTCTGATGAAAAAGAGTTAACTGAAAGGCATTTGGAGTTTTATAAAACAATCAGAAAAGAGAATCCAGAGACACCTATTATTATTATTTCAAGGCTGTCGTATGGAATATCAGTTTCTGAATCTGAAGCACGGAGACGAGAAGAAATAATAAAAAGAACAATTGGATACGGAAGAGAAATGGGTGATAAAGCATTATTTCACATAAATGCGGGTAGTAGTTCTATCGATGAGAGACGAAAGCTACTTGCTGATGATAGACATCCTAATGACGATGGAATGGATTATCTTGCCAGGCAAGTGATAAGCATACTAAGGGGATGGAATGATAAAGATAATTAA
- a CDS encoding EpsG family protein: MGFYLYFFSMNAGRQFFAISLSIVAFILLREKKLLLSFVFYLFAVLMHSSTIVFGAYYIIHMIEWNMALFISYSACATAASLSIGFFLRLFLFVFPRYKWMVKTSFLYEWSSNGRTSVLLALYCVTAIVLSLYWMAVSEGRFVFTIGDRRICGKRVLNKDSIAFMYELMALLVIVVVINGFHPTVILFTRLTYTLFIYILVLLSNAIDNFGKLGKYIAIVLFAPLFVFMYLQLKGNYSDVLNYTFYQLW, encoded by the coding sequence TTGGGCTTTTATTTATACTTCTTTTCTATGAACGCAGGAAGACAGTTTTTTGCCATTTCATTAAGCATTGTCGCTTTTATTTTGCTACGCGAAAAAAAGCTATTGCTTTCGTTTGTGTTCTATTTATTTGCTGTATTGATGCACAGTTCAACTATTGTATTCGGAGCATATTACATTATTCATATGATAGAGTGGAATATGGCATTGTTCATTAGTTATTCCGCATGCGCGACTGCTGCAAGCTTGTCTATAGGATTCTTTTTGAGACTTTTTCTCTTTGTTTTTCCGAGATACAAATGGATGGTTAAAACATCCTTCTTATACGAGTGGTCATCAAATGGACGTACTTCTGTTTTACTGGCCCTTTATTGTGTTACAGCTATAGTTTTATCTTTGTATTGGATGGCTGTAAGTGAAGGACGATTTGTATTTACAATCGGAGATAGGAGAATATGTGGAAAAAGAGTTCTAAACAAGGATAGTATAGCATTTATGTACGAATTGATGGCTTTATTGGTAATTGTGGTGGTTATAAATGGTTTTCACCCAACAGTTATTCTTTTTACAAGGCTTACATATACGCTATTTATTTATATTCTGGTACTGCTTTCTAATGCAATCGATAATTTTGGCAAATTGGGTAAATATATCGCCATAGTACTGTTTGCACCATTATTTGTTTTTATGTATCTGCAATTAAAGGGTAATTATTCGGATGTATTGAATTATACGTTCTACCAGTTGTGGTAA